The Avibacterium sp. 20-132 genome segment GATTTTCACCAATTTGTTGGCTACAACCACAGTAAATATCCTACACCAAATTTTGAAAGTATGTGGGTGCATAAAGAAACGACACAAGAGCTTGTTAATCAATGGATTATAAGATAATGTTTGACATATTAGTTGTTTTGAAATCACACATTATGTAGCTATCTTGGCAATTCCCGTTGTATTTCTTACTTTCTATTTTTTATAATGTCCGAAATTTTTTGTCTCATTTAGTATGAAAAAAATAGTAATAATTCCTACCGCACTTTGTTTACTTTCGGGTTGTGGCACGGTGGTGAAGTTGGTCGATCCAAGTAAACCTTATGAAAGCTATGCGGGTACAAAATATGATTGGCAGATGGCTCAAAAATGGGGACTGCCAATTTTAGATTTGCCTTTATCTTTTTTATTAGACACCGCATTATTGCCCTATGCGTGGGCGGAAGAAGCCAAATGAAATTAAATGTACAACAACAACAAGCCGTTCATTATGTCTCTGGACCTTGCTTGGTTTTAGCGGGCGCTGGTTCGGGGAAAACGCGAGTTATCATCAATAAAATTGCGTATTTAATCGCAAATTGTGGTTATTCCGCCAAGCAAATTGCGGCGGTAACCTTCACTAATAAAGCGGCACGAGAGATGAAAGAAC includes the following:
- a CDS encoding YceK/YidQ family lipoprotein, whose protein sequence is MKKIVIIPTALCLLSGCGTVVKLVDPSKPYESYAGTKYDWQMAQKWGLPILDLPLSFLLDTALLPYAWAEEAK